The nucleotide window ATAAAGGCTTAGAGTGCAATATTATTTTTCCAAAGAAGGAGATAAAATGAATAAAATTAAAATTTTGATAGTAGAAGATGAACCTATAATTGCATTAAATTTAAAACAAGTATTAAGTGAGTTAGGTTATGAACCATATGGAATTTCAAATAATAGATGTAATACATTGAAACTTTTAAATGAAAAAAAAGAAATTCCTGATTTAATCCTAATGGATATATATTTACAAGGACCAACTACTGGTATTATGTTGGCAAAAGAGTTAAAAGAGACTTTAATAAATACTCCTGTTGTATTTTTAACAGCAAACTCAGAACTTGCAACTATAAAAGAGGCTTCTGAAACTTTAGCTTATGGATATTTAATTAAACCATATAAAAAAAGTCATCTACAAGCTGCTATTGAAATTGCTATAAAAAAAGCAGATGAAGATAAAAAAAATAGTTTAAATTTAGATGCAATTAAAAATATAAATAAATCTTTAGAACAACAACTTTTATTAGAGAATGAAACTAAATCAAGAACTGTAAAACTAAAATATGGATATTTATTTGATAAAGGAAAAGATGTTTTATATTTTGGTGATGAAGCTGTTACACTAACAAATAAAGAACTTGCTATTGTTAAAATATTATGTAAAACTCCAGGTCAAAATATATCTCAAGAACAAATAGAATATGCAATTTGGCAAGATGAACCAGCTGGATATGCTGCTTTTAGGACAGTTTTATTTAGATTAAGAAATAAGATTCATAAAGATTTGATAATAAATCAAAAAAATATAGGATATAGAATAGAAATTTTATAAAATTAATTTTATGATTTTTTTATTTCATTTTTGAGTTTATCTAAATCTTTAATAAGTAAGTTTCCTCTTACAGAAGTGATAATATTATCTTTTTTTAGTTTTTGTAAATCTGAATTTATTACTTTCCTTACAGAACCTAACATTTGAGCTAAAACTTCATGGGATAAATCATTTATTGATTTTACTAAATAGCTATTATCTATTTTATCTGTATAATCACAATTTTCTAGAATAAGTTTCATTAATCTTGTTTTAGTATTATATAAAGCTAAATTTGTTGCAAAATCTTCAAGTTGCCTTATTCTTGTACCAAGATAAGGTAAAAAACTTTTATTGAACTCAGGATTACTATCTAATAAATTATGAGCAATTTTTATTGGCATTTTTAATAATTGCAAATCATCAATTGCTTCAACTGAAATATCTCTATCTTTTATATCAAGTAAAGTTACAATATCAAATAAATCTCCTACTTTTAAAAGTGTAAGTATACATTCTCTTCCACTTTTCAAATCTATTTTTGAAAGTTTCGCTCTACCTTTCATAATCAAAAATATATTTTCTTCCAAAAGTGACTGTTGAATCAAATATTTTTTTGGCAAACTCATTACTGTACAATTTTCCAATATTTTATCAAGCTCACTATCTTTTATACCTTTAAAATGATTTACACTTTGAAGGAGTTCAATAGAACATAAGTAATTTGGTGAATTTTTTCTCATTATTAATTATCCTAAAT belongs to Arcobacter defluvii and includes:
- a CDS encoding response regulator; this translates as MNKIKILIVEDEPIIALNLKQVLSELGYEPYGISNNRCNTLKLLNEKKEIPDLILMDIYLQGPTTGIMLAKELKETLINTPVVFLTANSELATIKEASETLAYGYLIKPYKKSHLQAAIEIAIKKADEDKKNSLNLDAIKNINKSLEQQLLLENETKSRTVKLKYGYLFDKGKDVLYFGDEAVTLTNKELAIVKILCKTPGQNISQEQIEYAIWQDEPAGYAAFRTVLFRLRNKIHKDLIINQKNIGYRIEIL
- a CDS encoding Crp/Fnr family transcriptional regulator; this translates as MRKNSPNYLCSIELLQSVNHFKGIKDSELDKILENCTVMSLPKKYLIQQSLLEENIFLIMKGRAKLSKIDLKSGRECILTLLKVGDLFDIVTLLDIKDRDISVEAIDDLQLLKMPIKIAHNLLDSNPEFNKSFLPYLGTRIRQLEDFATNLALYNTKTRLMKLILENCDYTDKIDNSYLVKSINDLSHEVLAQMLGSVRKVINSDLQKLKKDNIITSVRGNLLIKDLDKLKNEIKKS